The following proteins come from a genomic window of Kocuria palustris:
- a CDS encoding UDP-N-acetylmuramoyl-L-alanyl-D-glutamate--2,6-diaminopimelate ligase produces the protein MQNLPEPGLDAARLRPRSAASLPAAELAQLIGARLELPEAHRDAQEPASVRGISIDSRSVQPGDLYAALPGARFHGAGFAAAAIGSGAAAVLTDRAGLQLMLDEGTLSVPVIVAAVPREHMGQISAALYGGSEDERARMPLFGVTGTNGKTTTTYFLNSIQKALGRTTGLIGTIEILAGDQRIPSLLTTPEAPSVHALLAVMREAGMTGASMEVSSHALEFHRVDGVHYDVTGFTNLTQDHLDLHGSMEAYFEVKAQLFTARRTDRAVIVVADDQDEWGLRMARRAREELGAEKVEVIALRGGIVEDRDSGPQRHGADWTLRALARRGVGHRFELVHRDGRRLRVSTGLPGEFNVANAALAVVMVLASGVPLQVLQDVLDDQDPLTTDVPGRMQLIATEPTAVVDFAHNPDALTRALEAVDPPEGDGRVIVVFGATGQRDTTKRPLMGRIAAQGADVVIVTDDDPHDEDPAGIRAEVIAGARQARDEGAARATEIEEIHPRATAIRTAAAMAGPRDSILVAGRGHETTQEIAGVDHPLDDRQELRDALHDTQEGRWGRS, from the coding sequence ATGCAGAACCTGCCCGAGCCCGGTCTCGACGCGGCCCGTCTGCGGCCCCGCAGCGCGGCCTCGCTGCCGGCCGCCGAGCTGGCGCAGCTGATCGGCGCGCGACTGGAGCTCCCGGAGGCGCACCGCGATGCGCAGGAGCCGGCTTCCGTACGCGGCATCAGCATCGACTCCCGATCCGTGCAGCCGGGCGACCTCTACGCGGCCCTTCCCGGTGCTCGGTTCCACGGCGCGGGCTTCGCCGCTGCCGCGATCGGCTCCGGTGCGGCCGCTGTGCTCACCGACCGGGCTGGACTGCAGCTCATGCTCGACGAGGGCACTCTCAGCGTCCCGGTGATCGTGGCGGCCGTGCCGCGCGAGCACATGGGGCAGATCTCCGCCGCTCTCTACGGCGGCAGCGAGGACGAGCGCGCCCGCATGCCGCTGTTCGGCGTGACCGGCACCAACGGCAAGACCACCACCACGTACTTCCTCAACTCGATCCAGAAGGCCCTGGGCCGCACCACTGGGCTGATCGGCACGATCGAGATCCTGGCCGGCGATCAGCGCATCCCGTCGCTGCTGACCACGCCCGAGGCGCCGTCCGTGCACGCCCTACTGGCCGTGATGCGCGAAGCCGGCATGACCGGAGCCTCCATGGAGGTCTCATCCCACGCGCTCGAGTTCCACCGCGTGGACGGCGTGCACTACGACGTCACCGGCTTCACCAACCTGACTCAGGACCACCTGGACCTGCACGGGTCCATGGAGGCCTACTTCGAGGTCAAGGCCCAGCTGTTCACCGCCCGGCGCACCGACCGCGCCGTGATCGTCGTGGCCGATGACCAGGACGAGTGGGGCCTGCGCATGGCCCGCCGAGCCCGCGAGGAGCTCGGCGCCGAGAAGGTCGAGGTCATCGCCCTGCGCGGCGGGATCGTCGAGGATCGCGACTCCGGCCCGCAGCGCCACGGAGCCGACTGGACGCTGCGCGCGCTGGCCCGGCGCGGGGTGGGGCACCGCTTCGAGCTGGTGCACCGCGACGGCCGTCGGCTGCGCGTCTCGACCGGGCTGCCCGGTGAGTTCAACGTGGCCAACGCCGCACTGGCCGTCGTCATGGTGCTGGCCTCCGGCGTGCCGCTGCAGGTGCTGCAGGACGTGCTGGACGATCAGGACCCGCTGACCACCGATGTCCCCGGGCGCATGCAGCTGATCGCCACCGAGCCGACCGCCGTCGTGGACTTCGCGCACAACCCGGACGCCCTGACCCGCGCCCTGGAGGCGGTCGATCCGCCCGAGGGCGACGGCCGCGTGATCGTGGTCTTCGGCGCCACCGGGCAGCGCGACACCACCAAGCGCCCGCTCATGGGCCGCATCGCTGCACAGGGTGCGGACGTGGTGATCGTGACCGACGACGACCCGCACGACGAGGACCCCGCCGGGATCCGGGCCGAGGTCATCGCCGGAGCCCGCCAGGCCCGCGACGAGGGCGCGGCGCGGGCCACCGAGATCGAGGAGATCCACCCGCGGGCCACGGCCATCCGCACGGCGGCCGCCATGGCCGGTCCGCGCGATTCGATCCTGGTCGCCGGACGAGGCCACGAGACCACGCAGGAGATCGCAGGAG